One region of Chaetodon auriga isolate fChaAug3 chromosome 5, fChaAug3.hap1, whole genome shotgun sequence genomic DNA includes:
- the mapk4 gene encoding mitogen-activated protein kinase 4, whose product MARQDAPLFLHGFDLGSHFVDLRPLGMGVTGLVLSAVDQRTGQRVAIKKLVMRDAVTVKHALREVKITRRLHHENVVRVHEVLAPYGRPLPRDPAQLSALYIIQECMETDLARLLEQGPLHTGHATLLFYQLLRGLKFIHSANVLHRDLKPANIFINTDQLLLKIGDFGLARIVDPHYSHKGYLSEGLVTKWYCSPRLLLSPNNYTKAIDMWAAGCILAEMLTGRMPFAGAHELEQMQLILNTVPVLRDEDRQDLLQVMPSYVSHGWRVKKPFSELLPEMDVQAVDFLERILTFNPMDRLTAEAALSHPFLQQYSCPEDEPTSLHPFRIEDELEDSLITEQSLSNSNSQASSIHWERYENSFSTDASWQQSGRRCRCMPPGHITSDLGDTTEDEEVQRDPRASSTSLLEEAQVDPRKYSHSSSAERFLENSHSSLERACGLGYGELDCGRSCDYKVGSPSYLDKIAWREGKPQHYSEPKLILDLSHWKRNTSSLPVPAEPIGGSVEDLGEMKEEEAEEEEETGDLFQEISRWVESTQSRLHSPSLSPSLEPHSPSCYTSSPPLPLSPTDLPTPVFHYTEVVRQPSAEYDEDRLSPLPPVTSSNSIPSLLPSSPTSPLPPQSPQTASPPASPLFPPRVSQPLSSTSSIPQPVNDDSLGSLPVKQKERLFDLDVFISRALKLCRQNKEKADVKKGKEGGWREESKQPNINKKVPRLPEHRTPPPQTPNS is encoded by the exons ATGGCCAGACAAGATgcccccctcttcctccatgGCTTTGACCTGGGCAGCCACTTTGTTGACCTTCGACCTCTTGGCATGGGCGTCACAGGCCTGGTCCTCTCAGCTGTGGACCAGCGCACTGGACAGCGGGTGGCAATTAAAAAACTGGTAATGCGTGATGCCGTGACGGTGAAACACGCCCTGCGGGAGGTCAAAATCACTCGGCGGCTGCACCATGAAAACGTGGTGAGAGTTCATGAGGTTTTGGCGCCGTATGGACGACCACTGCCCAGAGACCCAGCCCAGCTGAGCGCCCTATACATCATCCAGGAATGCATGGAGACTGATCTGGCACGGCTGCTGGAACAAGGACCACTACACACCG GTCATGCTACTCTGCTGTTCTACCAGCTGCTGAGGGGACTGAAGTTCATCCACTCTGCTAACGTCCTGCACAGAGATCTGAAGCCTGCCAACATATTCATCAACACGGACCAACTGCTGCTCAAGATTGGAGACTTCGGGCTGGCCAGGATAGTCGACCCCCACTACTCTCATaag GGCTATCTGTCAGAGGGTCTCGTAACTAAGTGGTATTGCTCCCCCCGTCTGCTCCTGTCCCCCAACAACTATACCAAGGCCATAGACATGTGGGCCGCTGGCTGCATACTGGCTGAAATGCTCACTGGACGCATGCCGTTTGCAG GAGCTCATGAGCTGGAGCAGATGCAGCTGATTCTCAACACCGTGCCAGTGCTGAGAGACGAGGACAGGCAGGACCTGCTACAG GTGATGCCTTCATATGTCAGTCATGGGTGGAGAGTGAAGAAACCCTTTTCTGAACTGCTGCCTGAAATGGATGTTCAGG ctgtggACTTCCTTGAGCGCATCTTGACCTTTAACCCCATGGATCGGCTGACGGCTGAAGCAGCGCTGTCCCATCCCTTCCTTCAGCAGTACTCCTGTCCAGAGGACGAGCCCACCTCATTGCATCCCTTCCGCATCGAGGACGAACTGGAGGACAGCCTCATCACCGAGCAGAGCCtcagcaacagcaacagtcaGGCCTCCAGCATCCACTGGGAGAG GTACGAGAACAGTTTTTCAACAGATGCGTCGTGGCAGCAGTCAGGCAGGAGGTGTCGCTGCATGCCCCCCGGCCACATTACCTCTGACCTGGGAGACACCACAGAGGACGAGGAGGTGCAGAGGGACCCTCGGGCCAGCTCCACCTCGCTGTTAGAGGAGGCCCAG GTCGACCCACGCAAATATtcccacagcagctcagctgaacGCTTTCTGGAAAACTCTCACTCCTCTCTGGAGCGGGCCTGTGGTTTGGGGTATGGAGAACTGGACTGTGGCCGCTCGTGTGACTACAAAGTGGGCTCTCCTTCATATCTGGATAAAATTGCCTGGAGGGAGGGCAAGCCTCAACACTACTCAGAGCCCAAGCTGATCCTGGATCTGTCTCATTGGAAGCGTAACACGAGCAGCCTCCCTGTGCCTGCTGAGCCTATTGGTGGCAGCGTGGAAGACCTgggagagatgaaggaggaggaagcagaggaggaggaggagacaggggaTTTATTTCAGGAGATCTCTCGTTGGGTGGAGAGCACCCAGTCTCGTCTGCACTCGCCCAGTCTCAGTCCTTCTTTGGAGCCACATTCGCCTTCCTGCTACacctcctctccccccctccctctctccccaaCTGACCTCCCAACTCCAGTCTTCCACTATACGGAAGTTGTACGACAACCATCAGCTGAATATGACGAAGACAGATTGAGCCCACTTCCTCCTGTCACTTCCTCCAATTCCATTCCCTCACTTCTCCCCTCGTCTCCCacctctccacttcctcctcagtCCCCTCAAACAGCGTCTCCCCCCGCATCGCCGCTTTTTCCTCCCCGAGTATCTCAACCTCTTTCCTCTACTTCCTCCATTCCTCAGCCAGTAAATGATGACTCCTTGGGGTCACTTCCTGTCAAGCAAAAAGAGCGGCTCTTCGACCTGGATGTGTTCATATCCAGAGCGTTGAAACTGTGCAGGCAGAATAAGGAGAAAGCTGATgtgaagaaaggaaaagagggaggatggagggaagaaagCAAACAGCCTAACATTAACAAAAAGGTGCCCAGGCTTCCAGAGCACAGAACTCCACCACCACAGACTCCCAACTCATGA
- the tspan36 gene encoding tetraspanin 36: MDCGIFTSKTILLFLSLVFWAAGTALAYVGAYVIRSYNDFDSFIQDKYTLVPAAIIIGVSVVMFIFGLVGCCATIRESKVGLSCFFLIIMVIFAAEVAALVFSFIYQNKINGDLERSMNDAFTKYDGQDPETKAVDYLQTQLQCCGVQNYTSWSNTTWFTSHNNTVPRSCCKNMTSTQCTGRLDQLDLLYQEGCEPKLNSLLQGVLSYAMLVILGFAIIKFFGMLSVCVITCKSGSRRSGYQPLYA, from the exons ATGGACTGCGGAATATTCACCTCCAAgaccatcctcctcttcctcagcttgGTGTTTTGG gctgcaggaaCGGCGTTGGCCTACGTCGGTGCCTACGTGATCAGGAGCTATAATGACTTTGACAGCTTCATTCAGGACAAGTACACACTGGTCCCGGCTGCCATCATCATCGGCGTCAGCGTGGTGATGTTCATTTTCGGACTGGTGGGATGCTGCGCCACAATCCGGGAATCTAAAGTCGGCCTTAGCtgt TTCTTTCTGATCATCATGGTGATCTTTGCGGCTGAAGTGGCTGCTTTGGTATTTAGCTTCATCTACCAAAACAAG ATAAACGGAGACCTGGAGCGCTCCATGAATGACGCCTTCACAAAGTACGACGGACAGGATCCCGAGACCAAAGCTGTGGACTACCTGCAGACTCAG CTGCAATGCTGTGGTGTTCAAAACTACACCAGCTGGTCCAACACTACCTGGTTTACCAGCCACAACAACACAGTGCCTCGGTCCTGCTGTAAAAACATGACCAGCACACAGTGCACTGGCAGACTGGATCAGCTGGACCTGCTTTACCAAGAG GGTTGTGAGCCCAAGCTGAACAGCCTCCTACAGGGCGTGTTGAGTTACGCCATGCTGGTCATTCTGGGCTTCGCCATCATCAAG TTCTTTGGGATGCTGAGCGTGTGTGTCATCACCTGTAAAAGCGGAAGCCGGAGGAGTGGCTACCAGCCTCTCTATGCCTGA
- the LOC143320986 gene encoding protamine-like protein translates to MSSAAIALPSATPAKSPKKRSRTQRKTGTAVSDLILKAVSSSTERGGMSLAALKKALKSGGYDVVKNRARIVLAIRRLVANKSLTQIKGTGASGSFKVNKKPPTPRKKKAVKKKPKAKKVKRTRAKKAAGGATPAAKKSPKKKRKTKSPKKAKRRAATKKSKKPRSPKKVKRRVTKSTRTRAAPKK, encoded by the coding sequence ATGTCTTCTGCTGCTATTGCTTTGCCCTCGGCGACTCCGGCCAAATCTCCCAAAAAGAGATCCAGGACTCAGAGGAAGACGGGCACCGCAGTGTCAGACCTGATACTGAAAGCCGTGTCATCATCCACGGAGCGCGGCGGCATGTCCCTAGCAGCCCTGAAGAAGGCTTTGAAGTCCGGGGGATACGACGTGGTGAAGAACAGAGCCAGAATCGTCCTCGCCATCAGGCGCTTGGTGGCCAACAAATCACTGACCCAAATCAAGGGCACAGGGGCCTCGGGCTCCTTCAAGGTGAACAAGAAGCCACCCACACCTCGAAAGAAGAAGGCCGtgaaaaagaagccaaaagCCAAAAAGGTGAAGAGGACCAGAGCCAAGAAAGCAGCCGGAGGTGCCACTCCAGCAGCCAAGAAGTCACctaagaaaaagaggaagacaaagagtcCTAAGAAAGCCAAGAGGCGTGCTGCGACCAAGAAGTCCAAGAAGCCCAGGAGTCCTAAGAAGGTCAAACGCAGGGTCACCAAGTCTACCAGGACCAGAGCTGCTCCTAAGAAGTGA
- the mpeg1.1 gene encoding macrophage expressed 1, tandem duplicate 1 produces MKTAVKLLVLLQVCSSVPVSHPTNWLRQCRASTNLSITALEVLPGGGWDNLRNLDVGRVMNLSYIQCQTTEDGLYLIPDEVFVIPHKETGVETNSEIISSWLEQKSSSSYTINADGSFLSILNGKYSTENQRMKTHQVKDSSTTTRVQVRNLIYTVKVYPDFTLDTRFAQQAKEIANAIENNQTRNAEYLSEKMVLDYGTHVITSVDAGATLVQEDYLRSSYVSDNISQSSSLTTQAGLNFFDKLKFDISSHNTQQSSLLQTYQSNIQYSLIQSHGGMAFYPGITLEKWQESTRNNLVAIDRSGFPLHYFINTNTFPDLPQPTLGKLALTVSQAIERYYKINTRPGCVDVNSKNFNFQANLDDASCEGPATNLSFGGVYQVCDQLSSNAGPLCDALAQKNPDTGDFSCRLPYSPTLLRSEVRQQGYTSYDCYDQHYDCGFLGLSDCYRKVCQDNYHVRSARINTYWCSVNGKAPDNSGYLFGGIYTPSLLNPLTNAKSCPLNFIPVNFLSDGQVICVSNDYETATRYSVPFGGLFSCQSSNPLAGSQRHCPPKFSQHLATVSDGCEILYCVQSGLFTGGQLLPIHLPPFTNPSLTSMQSTNTVMVMTEGEKSWVRVGQTKAWKLAKPEEIQELVRQLNPELSQMSSGEKAGVAFGVIGMIVLVVIVAVVLVKRRRRLSGFVRARGYAEIGGEVDREEGEGDTGSEA; encoded by the exons ATGAAGACAGCAGTGAAGCTCCTGGTTCTCCTTCAGGTCTGCTCTTCAGTGCCTGTCAGCCACCCCACCAACTGGCTCAGACAATGTCGTGCCTCCACCAACCTCTCCATAACAGCGCTGGAGGTGCTGCCGGGCGGAGGCTGGGACAACCTCCGGAACCTGGATGTGGGTCGAGTCATGAACCTCAGCTACATCCAGTGCCAGACCACTGAGGACGGGCTTTACCTCATCCCAGATGAGGTGTTTGTCATCCCGCACAAGGAGACGGGCGTGGAGACAAACTCAGAGATAATCAGCTCCTGGCTGGAGCAGAAAAGCTCTTCGTCTTATACTATAAATGCAGATGGCTCCTTCCTCTCAATCCTGAATGGCAAATATTCGACAGAGAACCAGAGGATGAAAACCCACCAGGTCAAAGACTCTTCAACCACAACCAGAGTGCAA GTTCGGAACCTCATCTACACAGTTAAGGTTTATCCGGACTTCACTCTGGACACACGTTTTGCTCAACAGGCCAAAGAGATAGCCAATGCAATagaaaacaaccaaacaagGAATGCAGAATATCTCTCAGAGAAGATGGTCCTGGACTATGGAACCCATGTTATCACTAGTGTTGATGCCGGGGCTACCTTGGTGCAGGAAGACTACCTCCGTTCTTCATACGTGTCAGacaacatttcacaaagttCCTCTCTCACAACACAGGCAGGCTTAAACTTTTTTGACAAACTCAAGTTTGACATTAGCAGTCACAATACCCAGCAAAGCTCATTGCTTCAAACATATCAGTCCAATATTCAGTACTCTCTGATTCAAAGCCACGGTGGCATGGCTTTCTATCCTGGCATCACTCTGGAGAAGTGGCAGGAAAGTACCAGGAACAACCTGGTTGCTATTGATCGGTCTGGATTTCCCCTACACTATTTCATAAACACCAACACCTTCCCTGATCTGCCACAGCCAACACTTGGCAAACTGGCTCTGACAGTGAGTCAGGCCATAGAGCGATACTACAAGATCAACACACGGCCTGGTTGTGTCGACGTCAACTCCAAGAACTTCAACTTCCAAGCCAACCTTGATGATGCATCCTGTGAGGGCCCTGCTACAAATCTCAGTTTTGGTGGCGTCTACCAAGTGTGTGATCAACTCAGCTCAAATGCAGGTCCATTATGTGATGCCCTGGCCCAGAAAAACCCTGACACAGGTGACTTCTCCTGTCGTTTGCCGTACTCCCCCACTTTACTCAGATCAGAAGTGAGACAGCAGGGTTACACTTCGTACGATTGCTACGACCAGCACTACGATTGTGGGTTTCTAGGCCTTTCAGATTGCTATCGCAAGGTGTGTCAGGATAACTACCATGTTCGCTCTGCTCGCATCAACACCTACTGGTGCTCTGTAAACGGGAAGGCCCCAGACAACTCAGGGTATCTGTTTGGAGGCATATACACCCCTTCTCTCCTGAACCCCCTCACCAATGCTAAAAGCTGCCCCTTAAACTTCATTCCAGTAAACTTTCTCTCAGATGGCCAAGTGATCTGTGTGAGTAACGACTATGAAACTGCCACCAGATACTCAGTGCCATTTGGTGGCCTCTTCAGTTGTCAGTCAAGCAACCCTCTGGCTGGGTCCCAACGTCACTGCCCTCCCAAGTTCAGTCAGCATCTCGCTACAGTGAGTGACGGCTGTGAAATTCTTTACTGCGTCCAGTCAGGACTGTTCACAGGTGGGCAGCTGCTTCCGATCCATCTGCCTCCTTTCACTAATCCTTCACTTACCAGCATGCAGTCCACAAACACTGTTATGGTGATgactgaaggagaaaagagcTGGGTCAGAGTGGGGCAAACCAAGGCGTGGAAGCTGGCCAAACCAGAGGAAATCCAGGAACTTGTACGCCAGCTTAACCCAGAATTGAGTCAGATGTCTAGTGGGGAAAAGGCAGGGGTAGCCTTTGGGGTGATTGGTATGATTGTGCTGGTGGTCATAGTGGCGGTAGTCCTggtgaaaaggaggagaaggctGTCAGGGTTTGTTAGAGCTAGAGGCTATGCGGAAATAGGTGGAGAGGTAGACCgtgaagaaggagagggagataCAGGAAGTGAGGCTTGA